In the Desulfobulbaceae bacterium genome, CCTCTACGTTGTTCGGTGCTGATCCCGTTGCCCGTGCGCGCATTGAGCAACTCGCCATGAACGCTGTACGCGGCACTGAAGAGGCCCGTGGCTGCCGGGTGGTTGATGTCTCGGCCCAAAAATGCGGCTGGGACCTGACCTCATACCCGCCCATGGAGGGCACCAAGCAACCCCAGGCCCGTCACATCGAGGTCAAAGGCCGGGCCAAGGGCCAAACAACTATCACAGTCAGCCGCAATGAGGTATTGTATGGCCTCAATCAGGCAGACAAGTTCGTTCTGGCTATTGTGGTGGTGGATGGGGACCTAACCGATGGACCATACTATATCCGGGAGCCATTCAGTCAGGAGCCTGATTGGGCAGTGAGCAGTATCAACTTTGATCTGAGCGAATTGTTACGGAAGGCGGTGGGATGAGAAGACCCGTTGCCGGGATCAAAAAAAGAAACGCCCCCGGCGGAGCATATTGCTCTGCGGAGGCGTCGGGCCGGCAATACTCTCACCGGCGGGGTTTATGATTAAACTATGCAAACTTTATCAGGGGATGTCAAGATGTTTGTGATAATTTGTTGCGCGAAAAAGGAACACCCCAAGGTATGCAAAGAGTCATAGCCTACATCGATGGATTCAACCTCTATTTTGGTCTTCGGGAGAGAGGTTGGCGAAAATATTACTGGTTGGACTTGGTCAAACTAACCCAATCATTGTTGAAACCTGACCAGGTTTTGGTCGCGGTCCACTATTTTACAGCCCGTATCCGTGATGCTGGCAATAACAGCAGTGATTCCAAACGGCAATCCACTTACCTGGATGCCTTGGCCACTCTGCCTGCCATAACCATCCATGAAGGCCATTATCTCCAGAAAAAAGTACAGTGCCGTAAGTGTGGAGCGATATGGCCCACCTTCGAGGAAAAGATGACCGATGTCAATATAGCAGCCCAACTGCTGGTCGATGCCTTCGACAATCGGTATGATACCGCCCTCATTGTCTCAGGCGATAGTGATCTCACTACCCCGGTCCAAAGGGTCAG is a window encoding:
- a CDS encoding NYN domain-containing protein: MQRVIAYIDGFNLYFGLRERGWRKYYWLDLVKLTQSLLKPDQVLVAVHYFTARIRDAGNNSSDSKRQSTYLDALATLPAITIHEGHYLQKKVQCRKCGAIWPTFEEKMTDVNIAAQLLVDAFDNRYDTALIVSGDSDLTTPVQRVRERFSDKRVVIALPPKRHSQQLTLAANGAFTIGEAKLRQSQLPAQVTGGDGYVLQRPEHWR